The following proteins are encoded in a genomic region of Montipora foliosa isolate CH-2021 chromosome 8, ASM3666993v2, whole genome shotgun sequence:
- the LOC137967783 gene encoding uncharacterized protein, with translation MPTSGSGVLDGILSATSGSNVTKSNSQNLTKDSSSSPPESSRGSKDSGTRKQPASKTAADCGANSSLKVTSRPSDEETTLHNKIDLLMGLVQDMAPVVKTLQEAHDASLLHDVDEDASAESASDSGEHEVDEPPSKRPKSDLGTQSSSPKTGESTNASNSKVDSLVTEVTEDEVTGPAISEKIASVLNNILASGLNEQAIKRRKENIHRPSNSKLLTQTRVNPEIWDIAKKQTRSMDSRLQALQDTLVKGLIPLADLTGKVGESLDSDTVMPTKEALWEGLSNSLLLVAAANHSLNICRRDMFKTELDDNYKALCNNKHPIGSELFGDDFTEQLKTVTESNKAAKQLTRSNKSVSQKYKGSSKPFLAQVGRNQRPFNQYNSNTRGYQRNSRHNYRKEPSKTESKTTKQTVKQS, from the coding sequence ATGCCTACGTCGGGCTCCGGCGTTCTCGATGGCATACTCAGTGCGACCTCTGGGTCAAACGTAACCAAGTCAAATTCGCAGAATTTGACGAAAGATTCATCCTCTTCTCCGCCGGAGAGTTCTCGTGGAAGCAAAGACTCGGGGACAAGGAAACAGCCCGCGTCCAAGACCGCCGCTGATTGTGGCGCGAATTCGAGCTTGAAAGTTACTTCTAGGCCTTCGGATGAAGAAACCACGCTCCACAACAAGATTGACCTCTTGATGGGGCTCGTGCAAGATATGGCACCTGTGGTAAAAACACTACAAGAAGCTCACGATGCTTCACTTCTTCACGACGTGGACGAGGATGCCTCGGCCGAAAGCGCCAGTGATAGTGGCGAACACGAGGTCGATGAACCTCCGAGTAAACGACCCAAATCTGACTTGGGTACACAGTCCAGTTCTCCTAAGACAGGGGAATCAACAAACGCCTCTAACAGCAAGGTGGATTCTCTTGTCACAGAAGTGACAGAGGACGAAGTGACGGGGCCAGCGATctctgaaaaaatcgcaagcgTGCTCAACAACATACTCGCTAGTGGTCTAAATGAACAAGCCATAAAGAGGCGGAAAGAGAACATTCACAGACCTTCAAACAGCAAATTGCTTACACAAACTCGTGTCAACCCAGAGATTTGGGACATTGCTAAGAAGCAGACACGTAGCATGGATTCCAGGCTACAAGCCTTACAGGACACCCTGGTGAAGGGATTAATTCCACTGGCTGATTTGACAGGGAAAGTAGGCGAATCCTTGGATTCAGACACTGTTATGCCTACCAAAGAAGCCTTATGGGAAGGCTTATCAAATTCTCTCCTACTTGTGGCTGCAGCAAATCACAGCTTAAACATTTGTCGCCGTGATATGTTCAAAACAGAGTTGGATGACAACTATAAGGCCTTGTGTAACAACAAGCACCCTATTGGGAGTGAACTTTTTGGAGATGACTTCACAGAACAGCTCAAAACTGTCACAGAGAGTAACAAAGCAGCTAAACAACTCACAAGGTCCAATAAATCAGTTTCTCAGAAGTATAAAGGCTCATCAAAACCTTTTTTAGCCCAAGTGGGGCGCAACCAGCGCCCCTTCAATCAATACAATTCCAATACACGAGGCTACCAGAGAAACAGCCGTCACAACTACAGGAAGGAACCTTCCAAAACAGAATCCAAGACTACCAAACAGACTGTGAAACAGTCGTAA
- the LOC137967585 gene encoding uncharacterized protein, with product MILNLKELNRFIVYHHFKMDNIESCIHLMKPMCFMASIDLSDAYFSVPVDPSHQKYLKFLWKGRLYQFTCLAQGLSCAPRVFTKLLKPVYSNLRLKGHVSSGYLDDSFLEGDSYDACLSNVQDTLTLLRDLGFCPNLDKSVVQPTHVLEHLGFILNSLDMSVSITDCNFRKFLDTADKILQGTIIPIRLVARLVGIMVSFFPGVEYARLFYRQLEIEKSIALKNSGWNFESDMTLSETAKGDIVWWIHHAQTSKRKINHGKVTRELRTDASTHGWGAFSEGVSTGGRWSPQEAQLHINALELLAVFFGLKALCSSEHHCHMKVLSDNTTTVAYLRNMGGSHSIPCNNITREIWQWCKDREIWITPAHIPGVENTEADLASRVFNDQTEWKLDPQSHSTSSAKIGRGPSRDGSGGPSLANSVLVPQTNKAPCTEPSATSQSAQHRTSAFQPREGTPIGGTTTANGMSLVRESLRDQGVSERAQEIILQSWREGTQKQYRIYLQKWTTFCSRRGVNTIQPSISEVLDFLTELFDGGLGYSGLNTARCALSSVILLDGNKTVGSHPLVNRFLKAVFNARPCVPRYQSIWDTSLVLSYLKTFAPLESLNLKDLTFKLVMLIALVTGQRCQSIYLMDLASMQKNADHYKFVIGDLVKQSAPGRKQPELILPAFKEDNRVCVYSVLTEYIKRTLPHRGGATRLFLSFVKPFQAVSRDTISRWIKAVMIQSGIDVTVFKPHSTRAASTSKANSCQVPLDIILQAASWKGDCTFRKFYNKPIEGNVSKFGQAILGFSPGE from the exons ATGATTTTAAATCTGAAAGAGTTAAACCGTTTCATTGTTTACCACCATTTTAAGATGGACAATATCGAAAGTTGTATACACTTGATGAAACCCATGTGTTTCATGGCATCCATTGATCTTTCAGATGCCTATTTCTCAGTACCAGTTGACCCTTCACATCAAAAATATCTtaaatttttatggaaagggaGACTATATCAGTTCACTTGCCTTGCTCAAGGACTCTCGTGTGCCCCTAGGGTATTTACCAAACTTCTTAAACCTGTGTACTCAAATTTACGACTCAAGGGACATGTTTCTAGTGGTTATTTAGACGACTCTTTCTTAGAAGGCGATTCCTATGATGCATGTTTATCTAATGTTCAGGACACCCTCACCCTTCTAAGAGATTTGGGTTTCTGCCCCAACTTGGATAAATCAGTCGTCCAACCTACCCATGTTCTTGAGCATTTGGGatttattttaaattccttGGACATGTCTGTTAGTATCACTGATTGTAACTTCAGAAAGTTCCTGGATACAGCTGACAAGATTTTACAAGGCACGATAATTCCTATCAGACTTGTAGCCAGATTAGTGGGTATTATGGTATCCTTTTTCCCTGGTGTTGAGTATGCCAGACTTTTTTACAGACAACTTGAGATTGAAAAATCCATTGCTCTGAAAAATTCTGGCTGGAATTTTGAAAGTGATATGACATTATCTGAGACAGCTAAGGGTGACATTGTCTGGTGGATTCACCATGCCCAAACATCTAAACGCAAGATTAATCATGGGAAAGTTACGCGGGAACTTAGAACCGATGCCTCTACCCATGGGTGGGGTGCTTTCTCAGAGGGTGTCTCTACTGGTGGCAGATGGTCACCTCAAGAAGCTCAGCTGCACATTAATGCCCTGGAACTTCTAGCTGTGTTTTTTGGTCTTAAGGCTTTATGTTCTTCAGAACATCACTGCCATATGAAAGTGTTATCTGATAATACTACTACAGTAGCATATCTGAGGAATATGGGGGGATCTCACTCCATCCCTTGTAACAACATTACCAGGGAAATATGGCAGTGGTGTAAGGACAGAGAGATCTGGATTACACCAGCGCATATCCCTGGTGTTGAGAATACTGAAGCTGATCTTGCTTCTCGAGTGTTTAATGACCAGACAGAGTGGAAACTTGATCCACAA TCTCATTCCACAAGTTCTGCAAAAATTGGAAGAGGACCAAGCAGAGATGGTTCTGGTGGCCCCTCATTGGCCAACTCAGTTCTGGTTCCCCAAACTAACAAGGCTCCTTGTACAGAACCCAGTGCTACTTCCCAATCAGCTCAACATCGTACATCTGCCTTTCAACCCAGGGAAGGCACACCCATTGGGGGAACGACTACTGCTAATGGCATGTCACTTGTCAGGGAAAGCCTCCGAGACCAAGGCGTATCTGAGAGAGCTCAAGAAATCATCCTTCAGTCCTGGAGGGAAGGGACCCAGAAACAGTACCGAATTTACTTACAGAAGTGGACTACATTCTGCAGTAGAAGGGGTGTTAATACCATTCAACCATCTATATCAGAGGTCCTAGATTTTCTAACAGAACTGTTCGATGGGGGCCTGGGTTACAGTGGACTGAATACAGCTCGCTGTGCGTTATCATCAGTCATTCTCTTAGATGGAAACAAGACTGTGGGTTCTCACCCATTAGTTAATCGCTTTCTTAAAGCAGTGTTTAATGCCAGGCCATGTGTACCTAGATATCAGTCTATATGGGATACATCACTTGTCTTATCATATCTCAAAACTTTTGCACCACTTGAATCTTTAAATCTTAAAGATCTCACTTTTAAGCTGGTTATGTTAATTGCATTAGTCACAGGCCAGAGATGCCAATCCATTTATCTTATGGATTTAGCTAGCATGCAAAAGAATGCAGATCACTATAAATTTGTTATTGGTGATCTTGTTAAGCAATCTGCACCAGGCAGAAAACAGCCTGAGCTCATTCTTCCAGCTTTTAAGGAAGACAACAGAGTTTGTGTTTACTCAGTTCTTACAGAGTATATTAAGCGCACTCTTCCTCATAGGGGTGGAGCAACTAGGTTGTTTCTTAGTTTTGTTAAACCTTTTCAAGCGGTGTCAAGGGACACCATTTCTCGTTGGATTAAGGCTGTTATGATTCAGTCTGGAATTGATGTTACAGTTTTCAAGCCTCACAGCACTAGAGCTGCTTCTACTAGCAAAGCAAATTCATGTCAGGTACCCTTGGATATTATTCTCCAAGCAGCCTCCTGGAAAGGAGATTGTACTTTCCGTAAGTTTTATAACAAACCCATTGAAGGTAATGTGTCTAAGTTTGGCCAGGCTATTCTTGGCTTTAGTCCAGGAGAGTAG